ACTTTACGGTCAAAGTCCATCATGCGTTCAGAAGATAGATGGCGAAGTTCAGGGCACTTGCAAACAGTATCCAGCCGAGATAGGGCAGGAGAAGCAATGAAGCCTTGGAGTGATGATAGATGTAAACAATCGTCAGTATTACGGCGATGTCCAGAGCGATAATGTCCACCAATCCGGCGAGAGGATTCTGGAGACCAAAGAAGAGGATAGACCAGAGGAAGTTGAGTCCGAGCTGCGTGAAGAATGTGGCTTTCACTCTGGAATCATTCCAGAACCCATTTTCCCATGCGATGTAAAGAACTATCCCAATCAGGAAGTAGAGCAATGTCCAAGCTGGACCGAAAAGCCAGTTGGGGGGAGTGAAAAAGGGCTTTTCAACTCCTGCATACCAAGTCTGCACAGATTGAGCTGTGAAAAAGGAGCCAGCGAAACCTATTGCCAGAACTGCTAAGATGGATGCCACAAGCTTCAGTATGTTCATGGGTATAGTTAAATTTAAAGTATAAAAGATTTGGCGAGGTTTTAAATTTACGAGTGCTTTTTAAAAAAGAAAAATCGCTTTCAATCGAGCTTAAAAGCCACTTTGCTTAATGGAGGATAAGCTTTCGGGCTATAAGCTCGCTCAAAGCCAACTTCAAACTTTTTTACCTGAAAAGCCAAATGAAATTTCGGCCCTCGCTGTTCCAGAAACCATAATATTCACGAAGCTACAAACTCATCAGAGGGGGTTTAAAATGAAAATAAAAATGGTTAGCATTTACGTGGATGACGTCGAAAAAGCCTTTAGATTCTACACTGAGGTTTTAGGTTTTAAGGAAAAACTCCACACGCCAGAATACGGGCTTGCAATCGTTGTTTCCCCAGAAGATCCAGATGGGACTGCCCTTTTACTCGAACCAAATGAAAATTCGATTGCAAAGAATTATCAGACCTCTCTCTTCAGGGCAGGGATACCGGTTATGGTTTTCGGGACAGATGACATTTACAGAGATTACGAGAGGTTAAAGCAGAAGGGGGTTAAATTCAGAGGAGAGCCCCAGAAAACCGAGTGGGGATTGCAGGTTGATTTTGAGGACACATGCGGTAATTTAATAAGATTTCATCAGGATTTACAGGCTCGATAATGATTTAACTCGACGGGATTTACACCTCTATAATGAAACTCCAAAACTACTTCAAAAATGGCAGGGTTTATGTCTGGAAAGAAACTTTTGCAATCGTAAAATCAAAGAAAGCCTGCCCCAATGCCTTTGCGAATATTGTTGATAAAAACGAAATAACTGTGATTATAGAGCAGCCAAAAGTTAACGAAGATGATGTTATCGAAATTGAAAGGGGCTGGAAAATACTGACATTTGATATGGTGCTGCCCTTTGGACTGGTTGGATTTTTAGCGAAAATTTCTCAGGCTCTTGCGGATGAAAAAATTCCCATCTTTGTTATTTCCGCTTATTCAACAGACCACATTCTTGTGAGAGAAGAGGATTTAGCGAAGGCGGTGAAGAAACTTGAAAGTCTGGGTTTTGAGGTTGCGGAAAAATGAAGCGAGTTAGGAAGTGGAAAACATTATAAACATAAACGTAAACATACACTTATGCCAACCAAAACGATAACCATAACTCTCGAAGCCTACGAAAGATTGAAAAGAGAAAAAAGAGAGGGAGAGAGCTTCAGCGACGTTATAATCAGGCTCACAGAGAAAAGGAGAGATTTGCTTGAATTTGCCGGTAAATGGAAAGATTCTGGAGAGGAAATCGAGAAGATAATCTTAGAAGGCAGGAAGGAGTTCGATAAACATGTTCTGTCTTGAAACCACGTTTCTAATTGATCTGCTGAGAGGGAGAGATGAGGCATTGAAGTTCTACGCAAAAATTAGAGATTCGAAGCTATACACCACGTCCATTTCAGCGTGGGAGCTCCTAAGAGGGCCAAAGCTCATTGGGAAAGATAAAGAATTTGAAGTGGCTGTTGAGCTGCTTGAGAGTCTTGATGTTCTTCCGTTCTCTTTCAATTCGGCAAAAATTGCCGTAGAAATTGAAAAAGATTTGAGAGAGAAAGGCATGGAAGTTAATCTAATAGACGTGCTCATTGCATCTGTTGCAATGGAACACAGTCTTAAACTTGTAACGAGAGATGAGCACTTCAGCAGGATAAAGGGGCTTGAAGTTGAAAGGTATCGCCCCGAATAATTTGCGAACAGTTAATGGTGGTTACTGCAATTTCACTTTCTTCATCAATCAAGTTGTAAGTGGTTTCAACGCCTCTGAAGTAATCTATGATGATGCTCGTGTCAAGAACAATCATACCCTGAACCTCGCTGATTTCCTTGCGTTTAAGCTCTTTTCAATTTCATCGAGGACTTCACTGTCCTTCAAAACCCCGAAATACCTTCTAATGTCTGTTTTCTTTCTTTTCAATAGTTTTTCTATCACATCGCTGAAGCTATCCTCTTCGTCTTTCATTTCAAGAAGCTTCCTGTAAACATCGTCTCTTATCGAAATAGTTTTCATGCATTAATATATGCATACACGAATAAATATATATCTTTTCTGATGTTGGACAAAACCATTGAGTAGAGAGAGTACTTTAATAAAACTTTGCCAAGTCACCCACAGGAATTCTGGAATCTTTGCCCCTTTCGACGATCTTCTGAACCTTTGAATGCCAAGAAATGCAAGAACAACTACGCCTGCATCAAGGGAGTAGGAGGTCGAAAAAGTTACAACACTTAAGCAAATTTTGGCTCTCCTTTCAAGTTCGCTCGTGTCCACATCCTGACGCTGGTATCAAGGCATATCATCCGAGTTCCTCCGCAATTTTCCTGTTAATCTAATTGAGATAACCGCCTCAGCAGTTTCCTTACTGAATTTTCCTGAAAACTCCTTTAATGATTTCCCGGCTTTCATAACTTCACCGGAAATAAATCCCGATAAAGAGTGCAAATACCTTCCACCATCCCATAAACTCAGCCCCTCTCAAGCTCAATCCAGAAAATGCTGCCTTCTCCCGGCTTCGACCTCACCCCATATCTGCCTCCCATAACCTCCATGGCCTTTTTGACAATCGCCAAACCAACTCCAGTTCCGGGATAAACCTCCTCGCCATGAAGCCTTTCGAAGATGTTGAAGATTTTCTCGTGATACTCTTCAGGAATGCCTATGCCGTTGTCCTTAACGTAAACTCTCACCTTCCCGTTGACATCTTCAGCCCACACCTTAACCTCTGGCCTCACCCCCTCCTCAACAAACTTGATGGCATTGCTTATCAGGTTGAGCATTACCGTAAAGAGGAGCTTCCTGTCCCCCTTCACCGCTGGAAGCTTTTCAATTTCAATAACAGCGGACTTCCCCCTTATCTCATCCTTAAGGTAATCGAGCACGTCCTCAACAATCAGATTGAGGTCAACCCTTCTAACCTCAGCCTTTGCCTTGGAAACCCTCGCATACTCAAGCAGGTCGTTGATGAGGCCATCCATCTTTTCCGTTAGAGCTTTAAGCCTCGAAAGGTAGAACCTCGCATCCTCTTCAAGCTTCTCCCCGTAATCCTCAACAAGTGCTGAAACATACCCCTGCAAATTCCTCAATGGAGCCCTCAAATCGTGTGAAATTGCATGGACATAAGCCTCAAGCTCTTCGTTGGCTTTCCTAAGCTCCTCAAGAGTTTGCTTAAGCTTCTCCTCAGCCATCTTCCTGTCGGTTATGTCAATCATCGCCCCAACAATCCTCACAAGGTTCCCCTTCTCGTCGTAAATGGGTGCTGGAGAGACGAGAACATGGAACCTCGACCCATCCTTTTTCACAAGCTCGGCCTCAACAACATCCCCATAGAGCTTGTGCTCTTTATGCAGTCTTATCCTCTCAGCCAGCCATTCCCTTTGTTCGGGAGCAATCGGGTCGAACATCGTCATCTTTCCAACAACCTCATCTCTCGAATAACCTGACATTTCAAGAAGGCGGTCGTTGACGAATCTGAAGACACCATTGCTATCAGCCTCCCAGAAGGCAACGATTGGCGACTCAACAAGCAGTCTGTATCTTTTTTCGCTTTCCGCAAGCTGTTTCGTTCTCTCCTCGACAAGTTTTTCCAGTTCCTGAGTGTATTTTTCGAGTTCCTGTCTCATTTTTTCTCTTTCTGTAATATCAACCGATACCCCGACAATTGCGGGTTTACCCCTCAGTATGACTCTTGAGCCATAGGCGTCGATAATTCTCACTTCACCACTCTTAGTCAGAACTCTGAGTCTGTAATTGACATGATTCTTTTCACCAAGAATTCTGGCTCTGTAATTCCTTTCAAATTTTTCCCTGTCATCCGGGTGGATGAAATCTACTGGACTCTTTCCTATCAGTTCCTCCCTTTCATAGCCCAATATTTCTGCAAACTTTTCGTTGACATAGACAAAAACCCCCTCTTGAATTATGTCAATGCCCACCTGAGAATGTTCTGCAAGCTTCCTGAACTTTTCCTCACTCTCCTCAAGCTCCTCCCTCATCCTCGCACTCCTTATTGCGAGGGCAACAGAATGAGCAACCTCCATCAGAATCTGAATTGTTTCCTCATCAAAGGCATCCTCTTCTTCAGAAGGAACGTTTATTGAGCCAAGAAGGGAATCTGAAACTATAGGAATGAGGGCGTAGGATTTAATTCCAAGCTCCATCAGCCTCCTCTCTCCCTCCCCCCTGCCTTCAACTCTTTTCACCCACGGCTTTCCCTGTGAGAGCGTTTGCATCACCTTTGCCACGTCCTCTCCCGCTATCATCTCACCCTCTCTGAATCCGGGCATCTTTTTGTCAGTCACAGCCACAACCCTCGCTCTGCCATTCTCGAAAACTGTTATTCCCACCCCCCTTACTGGAAGCATCTCAGCCAGCTTTTCAGCAGTCATCTTCAGAATCTCTTCAGTTTCATCAGCAGAGAGAATTGCCCTCTCGACCTCATGCAGAAGCAGGTTGGCTTTGTAAAGCCTTTCCAGCCTTCTCTCCATTCTCTTGAAGTCTGTTATGTCAAATGCGAGATGCACAACCTTTCTCAGCTCTCCGTCAATGAAAATTGGCGTGGTGCTGACCGCATACATTCTGCCAAAAATCTCAATCTCCCTCGTCTCTGGTTTATGGTTCCTGAACGTTGCAACACATGGGCAGTTCTCCGCTGGCTCCTCCCTGCCGTGGAAAACTTTATAGCATTTTTTACCGATGGCATTCTCTATGCCCTGCTCCCTGAAGATTTTCTGAGCATATCTGTTCGCATGCAAAATCTCAAACTCTGGAGAAATCACCACGATGGGATGGGCGATTGTCTCGAAGAGGGTGCCAAGCTCGATCTCCATAATCCTTGCGTGCTCTTCAAGCTGTAGTGCTTGCTTTCTCGCCCTCAGAAGAATCTCTATTCTTGCAAGAAGCTCAAGCTTATCTACTGGCTCAATAATTAGCTCGTCAACTCTCTTCCAGAGGTGTTTCTCCGCAATTTTCAAATCCTTCCTTGTCGTAACAAGCAGAACTGGCAGAAAAGCTCTGCTTTCAGCCTTAATTCTCTCTATCTCCCTCCACTTCCGCTTAAGCGTAACTCCATCAATAATCAGCAAGTCAAAGTTATCCTCCGCTATCTCGTATCTTTTGCCCAGAAAGTCAACGAGCATCTTTCTGTTCTGCTCGTTTGAAATGTCAATTCGAATCCTCATCTCTTCCAACACCATCAATCAAAAAATGCAGTCCAAGGGTTGTTTTCCCGCAGCCCGGCTCTCCCCTTATCAGGTAAGCTCTCCCCTTAACATATCCACCATTGAGAATTTCATCAAGGCCGTCAACACCGGATGAAACTCTCATCGTTTATTGTTGCTATTTGAAAATAAAAGATTTTGTGAGGTCACCGAAAGGGAATAATCTTTTAAGTTTTCTGTCAATTTAGTTCGAATGCCTCTGAAATTCAGGATAAAGCACACTCTCGACAGAATGCGAGTCGGGAAGGTGAAGACGAGGCACGGCAGCTTTGAAACTCCCGTCTTCATTCCCGTTGCCACTCTCGCGGCAATAAGGGGTCTGGACAACAGGGACTTGAAGGACATGGGGGTTGAGGTCATTCTGGCCAACACCTACCACCTCCACCTCAGGCCGGGTGATGAGCTGATCAAGGAACTTGGAGGGCTGCATAAGTTCATGAACTTTGATGGAGTCATTGTGACCGACTCAGGAGGATTTCAGGCCTTCTCCCTCGGCTTTGGAATGGAGCACGGAGTGGGGAAGATTGCAAACAACATCTTCCTTGAGGAGTTGAGGGAGGAAAGGTTGAGGGAAGCGGAGAACGAGAGGAAAAAGCTTGCAGTTGTTACTGACAGAGGTGTGAGGTTCAAAGACCCCAAGTCTGGCAGGATAGTTGAGCTTACGCCAAAAAAATCCATGGAAATTCAGTCCAACCTCGGCTCCGACATAATCTTCGCCTTCGACGAGTGCACTTCCCCGCTCTCAGACAGAGATTATACAGAGAAGGCTCTGGAACGCACGCACCGCTGGGCTGAGGAGTGTTTGCAGCACTACGACAGGAGACAGGCTCTCTTCGGCGTTGTGCAGGGAGGAGAGTACAGGGATTTGAGAGAGAAGTCGGCGAGGTTCATGGCCGAGAGGGACTTTGCGGGCTACGGCATTGGCGGTTCTCTTGGCAAGAGCAAGCAGGATATGCTGAACATCCTCGACTGGGTTATTCCTCTTCTGCCAGAAGAGAAGCCGAGGCACCTGCTGGGAATTGGGGCCATTGAAGACCTCTTCAACTGCACTGAAAAAGGAGTGGACATGTACGACTGCGTAGCTCCAGCAAGATGGGCGAGGAGGGGGCACCTCTACGTCTCTCCAGCAGAAGGAGGGAATGTCAGGAACAAGTTCAGGATTCACATCAAGAACGCAGCCTTCAGGATAGACAACAGGCCAGTTGACAGAACCTGCGACTGCCTTGTCTGCCAGAACTACTCCAGAGCCTATCTCAGGCATCTCTACAAGGCAAATGAGCTTCTTTACTTCCGCTTGGCAACCTACCACAACATCTACTTTGTCGTTAAGCTGATGGAGAGGATAAGGGAGTCCATTGCAGATGGGAGCTTTTATGAGCTGAAGAGAGAGTGGCTTGGATTTTAGGCTATCCCAGAAATCCTCTCAAAATCCCTGCCTCGACAACCAGATTCTTAATATCTCCATCAATTTGCTTTATTATCTCGTTTGTCTTTTCCAGATGTCTTTCATCAGGCTCATAGCCGAAAAGCTCCTTTGCTCTCTCAAAGTCCATCGAGAGGTCAACAATTTTCAGGCTCTCAGGATTGAAAAGGCTCATTGCGGATTCCATCATTCCGTCGAAGTTCTTGAAGACCTCGCATACTGCTTCGTAATCCTTGTCGCTCATCTCCGCAATTCCGATTATCTCAGACGGCAGGCCGATGGAGTAAAGGCTCGCGCAGAAGGTTATGGCTCTTGGCAACTTAATTTCCTCTCCCCTTGAATATCCGAAAAGGCCAACGTGAAGCTTTCTCATTCTCCTTCTCGGAATTCTGGAAGAAATCCTGTTGACGATTTCCGCAATCTTGGCGATTCTTCTTCTGTAACCATCTTTCAGCTTTTCGGCCACCTGAAGGTGTTCCTCGTCAACATAGTCTGACTTCCTCCTTGCTGCTTCCTTAGCCCTCTTTATCGCCCTTCTCACGTCCCCAAACTCGTAGTCGTATTTAAAGGCAGATTGGACGGTGAAGGTGTAAACGGACGGGAATTCATCCAGCACACTCAGGTTCTTCGGAGAAAACCCTCCCCTGAAGGGACACGAGCCAACACCCAAAATAGGATACGTGGAAATCCCGAGCTGTGAAAGGTCGTAAAGAGCCTTTTTGACGTAGATTGTCGCAGCAACAAATCCATAGTTCATTGCCGGGTCCGACCTCGCAAGAAAAACTCTGAGCTCGTCAAGCTCAGCCCACTCTGCATACCTCTCCGATATTTCTGCTGCTCTCATCAGCGAATCCCTGTCTTCAAAGAGCGGAATGACTTTTATCTCCTCCGGCAAAAAATCCCCCAGCCAGTCTGAAAC
The nucleotide sequence above comes from Archaeoglobus fulgidus DSM 4304. Encoded proteins:
- a CDS encoding translocator protein TspO, which gives rise to MNILKLVASILAVLAIGFAGSFFTAQSVQTWYAGVEKPFFTPPNWLFGPAWTLLYFLIGIVLYIAWENGFWNDSRVKATFFTQLGLNFLWSILFFGLQNPLAGLVDIIALDIAVILTIVYIYHHSKASLLLLPYLGWILFASALNFAIYLLNA
- a CDS encoding VOC family protein; protein product: MEDKLSGYKLAQSQLQTFLPEKPNEISALAVPETIIFTKLQTHQRGFKMKIKMVSIYVDDVEKAFRFYTEVLGFKEKLHTPEYGLAIVVSPEDPDGTALLLEPNENSIAKNYQTSLFRAGIPVMVFGTDDIYRDYERLKQKGVKFRGEPQKTEWGLQVDFEDTCGNLIRFHQDLQAR
- a CDS encoding ACT domain-containing protein, translated to MKLQNYFKNGRVYVWKETFAIVKSKKACPNAFANIVDKNEITVIIEQPKVNEDDVIEIERGWKILTFDMVLPFGLVGFLAKISQALADEKIPIFVISAYSTDHILVREEDLAKAVKKLESLGFEVAEK
- a CDS encoding antitoxin VapB family protein, with the translated sequence MPTKTITITLEAYERLKREKREGESFSDVIIRLTEKRRDLLEFAGKWKDSGEEIEKIILEGRKEFDKHVLS
- a CDS encoding type II toxin-antitoxin system VapC family toxin → MFCLETTFLIDLLRGRDEALKFYAKIRDSKLYTTSISAWELLRGPKLIGKDKEFEVAVELLESLDVLPFSFNSAKIAVEIEKDLREKGMEVNLIDVLIASVAMEHSLKLVTRDEHFSRIKGLEVERYRPE
- a CDS encoding antitoxin VapB family protein is translated as MKTISIRDDVYRKLLEMKDEEDSFSDVIEKLLKRKKTDIRRYFGVLKDSEVLDEIEKSLNARKSARFRV
- a CDS encoding GAF domain-containing sensor histidine kinase, with amino-acid sequence MRIRIDISNEQNRKMLVDFLGKRYEIAEDNFDLLIIDGVTLKRKWREIERIKAESRAFLPVLLVTTRKDLKIAEKHLWKRVDELIIEPVDKLELLARIEILLRARKQALQLEEHARIMEIELGTLFETIAHPIVVISPEFEILHANRYAQKIFREQGIENAIGKKCYKVFHGREEPAENCPCVATFRNHKPETREIEIFGRMYAVSTTPIFIDGELRKVVHLAFDITDFKRMERRLERLYKANLLLHEVERAILSADETEEILKMTAEKLAEMLPVRGVGITVFENGRARVVAVTDKKMPGFREGEMIAGEDVAKVMQTLSQGKPWVKRVEGRGEGERRLMELGIKSYALIPIVSDSLLGSINVPSEEEDAFDEETIQILMEVAHSVALAIRSARMREELEESEEKFRKLAEHSQVGIDIIQEGVFVYVNEKFAEILGYEREELIGKSPVDFIHPDDREKFERNYRARILGEKNHVNYRLRVLTKSGEVRIIDAYGSRVILRGKPAIVGVSVDITEREKMRQELEKYTQELEKLVEERTKQLAESEKRYRLLVESPIVAFWEADSNGVFRFVNDRLLEMSGYSRDEVVGKMTMFDPIAPEQREWLAERIRLHKEHKLYGDVVEAELVKKDGSRFHVLVSPAPIYDEKGNLVRIVGAMIDITDRKMAEEKLKQTLEELRKANEELEAYVHAISHDLRAPLRNLQGYVSALVEDYGEKLEEDARFYLSRLKALTEKMDGLINDLLEYARVSKAKAEVRRVDLNLIVEDVLDYLKDEIRGKSAVIEIEKLPAVKGDRKLLFTVMLNLISNAIKFVEEGVRPEVKVWAEDVNGKVRVYVKDNGIGIPEEYHEKIFNIFERLHGEEVYPGTGVGLAIVKKAMEVMGGRYGVRSKPGEGSIFWIELERG
- a CDS encoding RAD55 family ATPase, which gives rise to MRVSSGVDGLDEILNGGYVKGRAYLIRGEPGCGKTTLGLHFLIDGVGRDEDSN
- the tgt gene encoding tRNA guanosine(34) transglycosylase Tgt: MPLKFRIKHTLDRMRVGKVKTRHGSFETPVFIPVATLAAIRGLDNRDLKDMGVEVILANTYHLHLRPGDELIKELGGLHKFMNFDGVIVTDSGGFQAFSLGFGMEHGVGKIANNIFLEELREERLREAENERKKLAVVTDRGVRFKDPKSGRIVELTPKKSMEIQSNLGSDIIFAFDECTSPLSDRDYTEKALERTHRWAEECLQHYDRRQALFGVVQGGEYRDLREKSARFMAERDFAGYGIGGSLGKSKQDMLNILDWVIPLLPEEKPRHLLGIGAIEDLFNCTEKGVDMYDCVAPARWARRGHLYVSPAEGGNVRNKFRIHIKNAAFRIDNRPVDRTCDCLVCQNYSRAYLRHLYKANELLYFRLATYHNIYFVVKLMERIRESIADGSFYELKREWLGF
- the ppcA gene encoding phosphoenolpyruvate carboxylase; translated protein: MVPRVMSTQHPDNARIPFFAASEVLNGEDEVREAYYVFSHFKCDEQMWDFEGKEADAHIVRKLLSSYYDFFSSRPLGKDFRLTMRVPNPEIEKGEAKLLAETLEMIPRSYDYVRSLGIEHPPIFEVILPMTRSAEEVMKVHAFYRDFVAGKGRFELLGEKVSDWLGDFLPEEIKVIPLFEDRDSLMRAAEISERYAEWAELDELRVFLARSDPAMNYGFVAATIYVKKALYDLSQLGISTYPILGVGSCPFRGGFSPKNLSVLDEFPSVYTFTVQSAFKYDYEFGDVRRAIKRAKEAARRKSDYVDEEHLQVAEKLKDGYRRRIAKIAEIVNRISSRIPRRRMRKLHVGLFGYSRGEEIKLPRAITFCASLYSIGLPSEIIGIAEMSDKDYEAVCEVFKNFDGMMESAMSLFNPESLKIVDLSMDFERAKELFGYEPDERHLEKTNEIIKQIDGDIKNLVVEAGILRGFLG